A section of the Sporosarcina sp. ANT_H38 genome encodes:
- a CDS encoding DUF6011 domain-containing protein → MDACNRCGKKLKTQKSIDVGYGPICKKKQAAEDAEFEEIQITLEEVVESGVAV, encoded by the coding sequence ATGGACGCATGTAATCGTTGCGGTAAAAAGCTTAAAACGCAGAAGTCGATTGACGTTGGTTATGGTCCGATCTGCAAGAAAAAGCAGGCTGCAGAAGATGCTGAATTCGAGGAAATACAAATCACGCTTGAAGAGGTTGTTGAATCGGGGGTGGCTGTTTGA
- a CDS encoding Holliday junction resolvase RecU has translation MRKPYSRSHANRGAVLERLIDMTNQQYRNKGIADIRKIPTPVQIQSNVRGKITGYITKGEWVDYSGVWNGKAVVFDVKETSSKTSFPLDNISEHQFQLLKSWREKGAWAFLLVSFTKHDEVYLLPVGLLERYWEDARNGGRKSIPHKDFMMDCELIQSEKGYVLHYLK, from the coding sequence TTGAGGAAACCATATAGCAGATCACACGCAAATCGCGGTGCGGTTCTTGAAAGACTAATAGACATGACGAATCAGCAATATCGCAATAAAGGAATCGCGGACATACGCAAGATTCCGACGCCGGTGCAAATACAAAGTAATGTACGGGGCAAAATCACTGGATACATCACTAAAGGTGAATGGGTTGATTATTCGGGCGTTTGGAATGGTAAAGCAGTCGTATTCGACGTTAAAGAAACGTCAAGCAAGACAAGTTTCCCGTTAGACAATATTTCAGAGCATCAGTTCCAATTGTTGAAATCATGGCGCGAAAAGGGCGCTTGGGCTTTCCTGCTCGTTTCTTTTACAAAACATGATGAAGTATACCTTTTACCTGTTGGACTGCTAGAACGCTATTGGGAGGATGCTAGAAACGGTGGTAGGAAATCAATCCCACATAAGGATTTTATGATGGATTGTGAATTGATTCAATCAGAAAAGGGGTACGTGCTGCATTATCTTAAATAA
- a CDS encoding Lin1244/Lin1753 domain-containing protein, which produces MARPQKRGLDYFPLDVDIDQDDKIQLVEALHGMTGFSVVIKLLMRIYKEGYYYEWGEMEHLLFSRRVNVDINTLTKIVNDCIKYGIFNKGIYETYKVLTSAGIQERYFEATKRRKNVTVVNQYMLINDVKKVNVDINEVNVDINGDICNTPFTLTPQSKVKERKVNQSKQQETKEALSSEGKSPEQKTVVVVDKSFGELISFYEENVGLISPHVSQELGYFVDDYNSELVFCALKKSVEARPKNLIRYTQGILKNWANHNVKTVEDVLKLEELAKTSNVTSIYERGGSNETDRRSVSRDDAIKSRIDETNERRKRIAGIESNRDIDVPF; this is translated from the coding sequence ATGGCGAGACCGCAAAAGCGAGGACTTGACTACTTTCCATTAGACGTGGATATCGACCAGGATGACAAGATCCAGCTGGTCGAAGCCTTACATGGTATGACCGGATTTTCAGTTGTAATCAAGTTATTAATGCGTATTTACAAGGAAGGTTATTACTATGAGTGGGGTGAAATGGAACATTTACTGTTCAGTAGGCGAGTTAATGTAGACATTAATACCCTCACTAAGATAGTAAATGATTGCATTAAGTACGGAATATTCAACAAAGGTATCTACGAAACTTACAAGGTTCTGACGTCGGCTGGTATCCAAGAAAGGTACTTTGAGGCTACCAAAAGAAGAAAAAACGTAACAGTCGTAAACCAATATATGTTAATTAATGACGTAAAAAAAGTAAATGTAGACATTAACGAGGTAAATGTAGACATTAACGGCGACATTTGCAACACGCCGTTTACATTAACACCACAAAGTAAAGTAAAGGAAAGGAAAGTAAATCAAAGTAAACAACAGGAAACTAAAGAAGCACTTAGTTCGGAAGGAAAAAGTCCAGAACAAAAAACTGTTGTCGTAGTTGATAAGTCTTTTGGAGAGTTAATTTCTTTTTACGAAGAGAATGTCGGATTGATTTCACCACACGTTAGTCAAGAACTTGGTTATTTCGTTGATGACTATAATTCTGAATTAGTTTTCTGTGCTTTGAAAAAGTCTGTTGAAGCAAGACCTAAGAATCTGATCCGATACACGCAAGGTATTTTGAAGAACTGGGCTAACCACAACGTGAAGACGGTCGAAGATGTTCTGAAACTTGAAGAGTTAGCAAAAACATCGAATGTGACAAGTATTTATGAGCGAGGTGGAAGTAATGAAACCGATAGGCGAAGTGTTTCAAGAGATGATGCAATCAAATCCCGGATTGATGAAACGAATGAACGACGCAAGAGAATCGCTGGAATCGAATCCAATCGAGATATTGACGTCCCCTTCTGA
- a CDS encoding DNA cytosine methyltransferase produces the protein MIKLLEIYGGIGAPRKGLINLGVDHKAIDYVEWKANRVKAYNALYDHLHKPQDVRGWNLKPDILVHGSPCQDNSRSNANRKGAEEGSRSELMLETIRIIKEMGEWRPKVVIWENVKGVLDKNVMPIFNYYMQELSELGYTNSFDVLNAMDFGIPQSRERVFCISILGGATFDFSKLEKQPLRHIDDFLEENVTDERYMVNIPSMLNRLKDLATPDEIEAAKKKHRFIETIDRYCTTITERQDRCPNAGVVKVSDKQYRYLTEREVWRLMGFDDTDFNLMLKEFPMKPGLRNATLYALAGNSIVVQVLEAIFKVILNEDYATSFTTSTNGQLQLIC, from the coding sequence GTGATTAAACTTCTTGAAATTTATGGTGGAATAGGTGCTCCAAGAAAAGGACTTATCAATCTTGGGGTTGACCATAAAGCAATCGATTATGTTGAATGGAAAGCTAATCGCGTAAAGGCTTATAACGCTTTATACGACCACCTTCACAAACCGCAAGATGTTCGTGGATGGAATTTGAAGCCGGATATTCTGGTGCATGGCAGTCCTTGCCAAGATAACAGTAGAAGTAACGCAAACCGAAAAGGTGCTGAAGAGGGATCGCGTTCAGAGTTGATGCTTGAAACTATCCGCATTATCAAAGAAATGGGTGAATGGCGTCCTAAAGTTGTCATTTGGGAGAATGTGAAAGGTGTGCTGGATAAGAACGTCATGCCTATATTCAATTATTACATGCAAGAGTTATCTGAATTAGGTTATACAAACTCATTTGACGTGCTGAATGCAATGGATTTCGGTATTCCACAATCGAGAGAGCGAGTCTTTTGTATATCGATACTAGGCGGTGCGACATTCGATTTCTCGAAATTAGAAAAACAACCACTACGCCATATCGATGATTTTTTAGAAGAGAATGTAACTGATGAACGCTATATGGTGAATATCCCGTCAATGTTGAATCGATTAAAAGATTTAGCGACACCTGATGAGATTGAGGCAGCTAAAAAGAAACATCGATTCATCGAAACGATTGACAGATATTGCACAACGATTACAGAACGTCAGGATCGTTGCCCAAATGCAGGGGTAGTAAAGGTGTCAGATAAACAATATCGCTACTTAACAGAGCGTGAAGTGTGGCGACTCATGGGTTTTGATGATACTGATTTCAACTTGATGCTGAAAGAATTTCCGATGAAGCCGGGACTTCGAAATGCGACACTTTATGCGTTAGCTGGAAACAGCATTGTAGTACAGGTACTCGAAGCGATTTTTAAAGTGATATTAAACGAGGATTATGCAACAAGTTTTACCACGAGTACAAATGGTCAGTTGCAGTTGATCTGCTAA
- a CDS encoding XtrA/YqaO family protein, whose translation MVNKDITFNTDAILLGIGIMELPMNCVVVISEGIAKVRELPEHGEYRIVTHQGKIKRMRREEGEEF comes from the coding sequence CTGGTGAATAAAGACATTACTTTTAATACTGATGCAATATTGTTAGGAATTGGTATAATGGAGCTACCAATGAACTGTGTGGTAGTTATTTCGGAGGGGATTGCTAAAGTGAGAGAGCTACCGGAGCATGGTGAATATCGGATTGTTACGCATCAAGGCAAGATTAAACGGATGCGGAGGGAAGAGGGCGAGGAATTTTGA
- a CDS encoding DUF6877 family protein produces MNPINEIAKIAESIPLEALQDIHARITDWLASGGNHDDPYVHQQLRYAKRFVKK; encoded by the coding sequence ATGAATCCAATAAATGAAATAGCGAAAATAGCCGAAAGTATACCGCTCGAAGCGTTGCAGGACATACACGCACGTATTACTGATTGGCTGGCAAGTGGTGGAAATCATGATGACCCGTATGTTCATCAGCAGTTGCGGTACGCCAAACGATTTGTTAAGAAATGA
- a CDS encoding sigma-70 family RNA polymerase sigma factor: protein MYSTKDMKRLYHEEKYSVKQVADILGCSPSLVASRLGDAVRSRKEAGRIRSIHLHFGIIPSVFKD, encoded by the coding sequence ATGTATTCCACAAAAGATATGAAGCGGCTGTACCACGAAGAAAAATATTCGGTAAAACAAGTAGCAGATATTTTGGGATGCTCACCAAGTCTCGTAGCGAGCAGGTTAGGCGATGCCGTTAGATCTCGCAAGGAAGCAGGCAGGATTCGATCCATTCATTTGCATTTTGGAATTATCCCTAGTGTTTTCAAAGATTGA
- a CDS encoding ATP-binding protein: MNDARESLESNPIEILTSPSDECPYKKCDGKGWLWIKDWSRLGKKDELDENGKLLRAEWMEQCKCYEQLIKQREVDKKLDLSGIPSIFKNATVASFEVSKYQLKTNQDIATLARKAAINYVTNYKLMQQSGKGLYLYSKVKGSGKTRLAVSIANALVREYGIDVAFIKSADLISQIKKTFNKKSETTQSEIVDTFRNVELLIVDDLAIKGASTFEEGVMYDIFDFRLEHKKPTIFTSNVTILELEEIYKGGRVNKRINKMSMEINMPEESIRDQEAESENAELEGLLFG, translated from the coding sequence ATGAACGACGCAAGAGAATCGCTGGAATCGAATCCAATCGAGATATTGACGTCCCCTTCTGACGAGTGTCCTTACAAAAAGTGTGACGGAAAAGGATGGTTGTGGATTAAGGATTGGTCACGGCTTGGTAAGAAGGACGAGTTGGACGAAAACGGCAAGTTGTTGAGGGCCGAATGGATGGAGCAATGTAAGTGCTACGAACAACTTATTAAACAGCGTGAGGTTGATAAAAAATTAGACTTGTCGGGCATTCCATCGATATTTAAAAATGCAACTGTCGCCTCATTCGAAGTTTCGAAGTACCAACTAAAAACTAATCAAGACATTGCAACCTTAGCAAGAAAAGCGGCAATTAATTACGTGACTAATTACAAATTGATGCAACAAAGCGGAAAAGGTTTGTACTTGTATAGCAAAGTTAAAGGTTCGGGTAAAACGAGACTTGCTGTAAGCATTGCAAATGCGCTTGTCAGGGAATACGGGATTGATGTCGCTTTTATCAAATCCGCTGATTTAATTTCACAAATTAAAAAAACCTTTAACAAGAAATCGGAAACTACGCAAAGCGAAATCGTCGATACATTCCGCAATGTGGAGTTGCTAATTGTTGATGATTTAGCAATAAAAGGCGCATCTACATTCGAAGAAGGAGTAATGTACGACATTTTCGACTTTCGATTAGAACACAAAAAACCAACGATTTTCACATCAAACGTGACGATCTTGGAACTAGAAGAAATTTATAAAGGCGGTCGCGTTAATAAACGAATCAACAAAATGTCGATGGAAATAAACATGCCGGAAGAATCCATCAGGGATCAAGAAGCTGAAAGCGAAAACGCGGAACTGGAAGGTTTGCTGTTCGGATGA
- a CDS encoding dUTP diphosphatase — MNLKKLFEMQKVLDERIVKQHNLPATGNLDWKILALLTELGECANEHRGFKRWSKDQKPRTRKRIDCEKCAGTGIGTNFLKNCSNCNGSGTKKINPLLEEYVDCVHFFISIALELEIDSDDFIVDGDYTRPTATQIFNRVFSTVSSLDVLMDPDTAASISLEDLQDTLLEAFSCFVGLGEKHLGFTWEKIEAAYMEKNATNHVRQAEGY, encoded by the coding sequence TTGAATTTGAAAAAGTTGTTTGAAATGCAGAAGGTGCTGGATGAACGGATTGTGAAACAACACAATTTACCCGCAACCGGAAATCTTGACTGGAAGATCCTGGCTTTGCTTACGGAGCTTGGTGAATGTGCGAATGAGCACAGAGGGTTTAAAAGGTGGAGCAAGGATCAGAAACCTAGAACGAGAAAAAGAATTGATTGCGAAAAATGTGCTGGAACAGGAATTGGCACTAACTTTTTGAAAAACTGTTCAAATTGTAATGGTAGTGGAACAAAGAAAATAAACCCACTCCTGGAAGAATACGTGGATTGTGTCCATTTCTTTATCAGTATCGCACTTGAACTAGAGATAGATTCAGATGATTTCATTGTGGATGGTGATTACACGCGTCCTACCGCTACGCAGATATTCAACAGGGTGTTCAGTACGGTCTCAAGTCTTGATGTATTGATGGATCCTGATACAGCAGCATCTATTTCGCTAGAAGACCTCCAAGATACATTGCTCGAAGCATTTAGTTGTTTCGTGGGATTAGGAGAAAAACATCTTGGTTTCACATGGGAAAAAATCGAGGCTGCATACATGGAGAAGAACGCGACGAACCATGTCAGGCAAGCGGAGGGATATTGA
- a CDS encoding YopX family protein translates to MKKFNAWDFDNDVMVKGVGITPEGIPYSIPGPSESWDQFDYYPNAKIIQFTGLKDKNLVGIYEGDILRYPPKDSWEEKSFVGYEIFYHDNDCADKHVGFQMNRMHFYGNLCGGECKAWFLPKYTSKMVVIGNIYENDHLLEEPK, encoded by the coding sequence ATGAAAAAGTTCAATGCTTGGGATTTCGACAATGACGTAATGGTCAAGGGTGTTGGAATTACGCCCGAAGGTATCCCATATTCGATACCTGGACCATCAGAAAGTTGGGATCAGTTCGATTACTACCCGAACGCGAAAATCATTCAATTCACTGGACTGAAAGACAAAAACCTAGTGGGAATTTATGAAGGGGATATTTTGCGGTACCCCCCTAAAGATTCGTGGGAAGAAAAAAGTTTTGTCGGTTATGAAATTTTCTATCACGATAATGATTGCGCCGATAAACATGTAGGTTTCCAAATGAATCGAATGCATTTTTACGGGAATCTTTGTGGAGGAGAGTGCAAAGCATGGTTTTTACCAAAGTACACTTCAAAAATGGTAGTTATCGGCAACATTTACGAAAACGATCATTTGTTGGAAGAACCTAAATAA
- a CDS encoding IDEAL domain-containing protein: protein MNNDHEREKLKRLMEGISFAVYANAFAEMGKINSQIFTTEMSDESKMSRQYLEHHPSIKTDVTDKDMLLLQIDMALDAGDMDMFKKLTDELKGMEVLI from the coding sequence ATGAATAATGATCATGAACGTGAAAAATTAAAAAGATTGATGGAGGGCATTTCGTTTGCTGTGTATGCGAATGCTTTTGCGGAAATGGGGAAAATCAACTCTCAAATATTCACGACTGAAATGTCAGATGAATCTAAGATGTCCCGTCAATATTTGGAGCACCATCCAAGCATTAAGACGGATGTCACGGACAAAGACATGCTGTTGTTGCAGATTGATATGGCGCTTGATGCGGGGGATATGGACATGTTCAAGAAGCTTACGGATGAATTGAAAGGGATGGAGGTGCTGATTTGA